Proteins from a genomic interval of uncultured Methanocorpusculum sp.:
- a CDS encoding MarR family transcriptional regulator produces the protein MSREAELNEADEKTFAYLKEHPKGVLQSDLWKAIEADSRTCSRILKKLEDAGLIAREETKKDGTRTYLITVVHTSQAVDPSLLMAGEYIVPCVACDEECTVEHCKMLEDWIYELVFDELE, from the coding sequence AGCGGACGAAAAAACATTTGCCTATCTCAAAGAACACCCGAAGGGAGTTCTGCAGAGCGACCTCTGGAAAGCGATTGAGGCGGACAGCCGAACCTGTTCGCGCATCCTCAAAAAACTGGAGGATGCAGGCCTCATCGCCCGGGAAGAGACGAAAAAAGACGGGACACGCACCTATCTTATCACCGTCGTCCACACATCTCAGGCAGTCGACCCCAGCCTTTTGATGGCCGGCGAGTACATCGTCCCCTGCGTCGCCTGCGATGAGGAGTGTACTGTTGAACACTGTAAAATGCTTGAAGACTGGATCTATGAGCTGGTCTTCGACGAACTTGAATAA
- a CDS encoding methanogenesis marker 14 protein, with the protein MSAGFFDRFSAKKPWIVESVPPPSTGHGAGMQVPEYKSQPYFIVASVEMGNTTTKCILTGTSLDDGKSYIINKTVSMSRDVRKPKSGEEIFGATLDGTELTRESVTELVRDTLIKCHKDADLSIKDELDFVVRSTGVVAAMDSPDQVGEFVKALANGCLLAGVPPKKMTPPMGINGLPKKLRDFSYADRLVFTGAIAGVTPPIGSTGVEMVANEMEGELAMAGIKEGAKWTGVDIRNPCISMDFGTTLDGRITSDVDPNAENPFAKTIGNFCGLAGAIPDAIIRGTGLVDKKKGTALDLFGEKCKPSSTRATKKAQPYVDRCMEIIDITEVPRDRTHFGKVPVCADVAEDSGIVLIGVDIGVNGDRTSDLEAIGAEIAKNENKEVIKEVIDRVCANVALKIIDICIKRNFLPKNSSIGFTGRAIISGNKPQYILEGVMERGIYDDPVDHLVFVDDGLARGAALMGRCMNSLGNAKCPIGGVRGGHCIMAKRQKIGK; encoded by the coding sequence ATGTCGGCAGGTTTTTTTGACCGGTTCTCTGCAAAGAAACCCTGGATCGTCGAGAGTGTACCGCCGCCATCGACCGGTCACGGGGCAGGAATGCAGGTTCCCGAATACAAATCACAACCATATTTCATCGTCGCATCCGTTGAGATGGGAAACACTACGACCAAATGCATTCTGACGGGCACAAGCCTTGATGACGGAAAATCTTACATCATCAATAAGACCGTGTCCATGAGCAGAGATGTCAGAAAACCGAAAAGTGGAGAAGAGATTTTTGGAGCTACGCTTGACGGAACGGAGCTTACCAGAGAATCCGTCACCGAACTTGTCAGAGACACACTGATCAAATGTCACAAAGATGCAGATCTGAGCATCAAAGACGAGCTTGATTTCGTTGTGAGAAGCACAGGAGTTGTGGCCGCAATGGACTCGCCCGATCAGGTCGGCGAGTTCGTCAAGGCACTCGCTAACGGATGCCTGCTCGCCGGTGTTCCGCCGAAAAAGATGACGCCCCCGATGGGAATCAACGGCCTTCCCAAAAAACTCCGGGACTTCTCCTACGCCGACCGGCTCGTCTTTACCGGGGCGATCGCAGGAGTTACGCCCCCAATCGGATCCACCGGAGTCGAGATGGTCGCAAACGAGATGGAGGGAGAGCTGGCAATGGCCGGGATCAAGGAGGGGGCCAAATGGACCGGGGTCGACATCAGGAATCCCTGTATCTCCATGGACTTTGGGACCACGCTCGACGGACGTATCACCAGTGATGTCGATCCAAATGCAGAGAACCCCTTCGCCAAGACGATTGGAAACTTCTGCGGCCTTGCCGGCGCAATACCCGATGCAATCATCCGCGGAACCGGCCTCGTCGATAAAAAGAAAGGTACCGCGCTTGATCTGTTCGGAGAAAAATGCAAACCCTCCTCGACTCGGGCAACGAAAAAAGCCCAGCCCTATGTCGACCGTTGCATGGAAATAATCGACATCACCGAAGTCCCGCGTGATCGGACGCATTTCGGCAAAGTGCCGGTCTGCGCCGACGTTGCCGAGGATTCCGGTATCGTTCTGATCGGTGTCGATATCGGTGTGAACGGCGATCGAACCTCCGACCTTGAAGCGATCGGTGCGGAAATCGCCAAAAATGAAAACAAAGAAGTGATCAAAGAGGTGATCGACCGGGTATGTGCAAACGTCGCACTCAAAATCATCGATATCTGTATCAAGAGAAACTTCCTGCCGAAAAACAGCTCGATCGGGTTCACCGGCCGTGCGATCATCTCAGGCAATAAACCTCAGTATATTCTCGAGGGTGTGATGGAACGTGGAATCTATGATGATCCGGTCGATCATCTGGTCTTTGTCGATGACGGACTTGCCCGCGGGGCGGCACTGATGGGCAGATGTATGAACAGTCTTGGAAATGCCAAATGCCCGATCGGCGGGGTTCGGGGCGGACATTGTATAATGGCAAAACGCCAAAAGATAGGTAAGTAA
- the yciH gene encoding stress response translation initiation inhibitor YciH: MNSGICPKCGLPKELCICEEVAKEQQRISVKVSKRRYGKEVTVVDGLDPYEIDLEDLSKFLKGRLACGGTVKENSIELQGNHRDRVKALLTSRGYSLENIN; this comes from the coding sequence ATGAACAGTGGCATCTGCCCGAAATGTGGTTTACCAAAAGAACTCTGTATTTGTGAAGAAGTCGCAAAAGAACAGCAGCGTATTAGCGTTAAAGTCAGCAAGAGACGGTACGGCAAAGAAGTGACCGTTGTCGACGGTCTCGATCCGTATGAGATCGATTTAGAGGATCTGTCCAAGTTCCTCAAAGGCAGGCTTGCATGCGGAGGCACCGTGAAGGAAAACTCTATTGAACTTCAGGGAAATCACCGTGACAGAGTAAAAGCTCTTCTAACGTCACGCGGGTACAGTCTCGAAAATATCAATTAA
- a CDS encoding DUF2115 domain-containing protein, whose translation MGFWNREGTSPSRTLFSWGEFACVSRKGALLTLLKEKGQLYSPEDLELMLTRYAKKLENVPKEYGDSFMQYARIQIVDGYHRMMTDELSPIHSAILLPPSWNAFTVDARRAASKGTPGDRLRSLKYLIAAYTVYIKDEPVHPVGMPFPGGFSVEQYDGEYYCPVRAVWNDIDDAFCKYCPAIQSRERDLLLSKAERDIVTKKEKLNNYFYNFKG comes from the coding sequence ATGGGATTTTGGAACCGCGAGGGGACATCCCCTTCGCGAACTCTTTTTTCATGGGGTGAGTTTGCCTGCGTGTCCCGCAAAGGTGCCCTTCTCACGCTCCTCAAAGAGAAAGGTCAGCTGTATTCTCCTGAAGATCTGGAGTTGATGCTTACCCGGTATGCAAAAAAGCTGGAGAATGTGCCAAAAGAGTACGGGGATTCTTTCATGCAGTATGCTCGTATCCAGATCGTCGACGGCTATCATCGGATGATGACTGACGAGCTCTCGCCAATTCATTCTGCTATTCTTCTTCCTCCTTCGTGGAATGCGTTTACTGTCGACGCCCGGCGGGCGGCATCGAAAGGAACTCCGGGAGATCGTCTGCGTTCTCTCAAGTACCTGATTGCCGCCTACACCGTTTACATCAAAGACGAACCCGTCCATCCCGTTGGTATGCCGTTTCCCGGCGGTTTTTCCGTGGAACAGTATGACGGCGAGTATTACTGCCCGGTTCGCGCAGTATGGAATGATATCGACGATGCGTTCTGCAAATACTGCCCTGCGATCCAAAGCAGAGAGCGTGATCTCCTTTTATCGAAAGCCGAGCGGGATATTGTGACGAAAAAAGAGAAACTCAATAATTATTTCTATAATTTCAAAGGGTAA